CTGCATTGTCTTTGGTGTCATGCATGATGGTTTTTAGTTTTCATATTTATGTAAATAAATGTAACAAAATATTAAGACTATTCGAGCAATCTTAAGGATTTTCTAATTAGTTTTGCTTTTAAAATTCATAAGTAATACTTATAAAAAACTTGATACGTAGCTGCTCAAGAACTGCTTTCTTAGGACGCTCGCTTATGAGAGTGGAGACAGAGTGTGAGGCTTTGACAATTCAACAAAATTATGAATAAAAAAAATCATTTTGAATTTTAAACTTTTCTAGACCCTAACTCTTACTTCTGGTAGTATTTTTGTTACATTTTTCATGCATTTACCTAAAAAATGGATAGCGAAAACAGTCGTTCTTATTGGCGTGCAAACACTGCTTTAATTCGCAACCTTTTAATAGTTTGGGCGCTGGTGTCCCTCGTTTTCAGTATTTTGTTAGTACAACCATTAAATGCAGTACGTTTTTTTGGCGTACCGTTTGGCTTTTGGATGGCACAGCAAGGTTCAATCTTGATTTTTGTGGCGTTGATTTTCATCTACGCCTTTCAAATGGACAAGTTAGACCGCAAGCACAATATTAGAAGGTGAGGAAAAGCCGTGTCAGTTGAAATTTGGACTATTTTAATAGTTGGACTCTCCTTTGTGTTATATCTCTACATTGGTTGGCAATCACGAGTTCAAGATAGTAAAGGCTTTTTTGTAGCGGATCAGGGAATTCCCTCCATTGCAAATGGTGCCGCCACTGCCGCTGATTGGATGTCTGCAGCCTCGTTCATTTCAATGGCGGGGCTGATTAGTTTTATGGGCTACGATGGCTCCATTTATTTGATGGGTTGGACGGGAGGGTATGTGCTGCTGGCACTGTTGCTAGCTCCTTACCTCCGCAAGTTTGGTAAGTATACAGTACCCGATTTTGTAGGAGACAGATACTACTCCAACATTGCCCGTCTGGTGGCAGTTGTGGCAGCCATTTTTGTCTCGCTAACTTATGTTGCCGGACAAATGCGGGGGGTCGGTATTGTTTTCAGCCGCTTCCTGCAAGTAGACATCAACACAGGCGTCGTCATCGGCATGGTCATCGTGGGCTTTTTTGCTGTGCTGGGCGGCATGAAAGGCATCACCTGGACACAGGTAGCACAGTACGTCATCTTGATTGTTGCTTACCTCATTCCAGCGATCGCAATTGCTGTATTGCTTACAGGCAACCCGATTCCCCAGTTTGCATTTACCTTTAGTGATATTGCCGACAAGCTGAATCAAATTCAGGTTGACCTCGGGTTTGCACAGTATACTCAACCATTTGTCAACAAACCCATGCTGGACGTGCTATTTGTCACCATTGCCTTGATGGTGGGAACAGCCGGGCTACCCCACGTTATTGTACGGTTTTATACAGTACCTGATGTGCGTTCAGCTCGGTTTTCTGCTGGTTGGGCACTGTTATTCATTGCCATTTTGTAT
The sequence above is a segment of the Mastigocladopsis repens PCC 10914 genome. Coding sequences within it:
- a CDS encoding DUF4212 domain-containing protein, giving the protein MDSENSRSYWRANTALIRNLLIVWALVSLVFSILLVQPLNAVRFFGVPFGFWMAQQGSILIFVALIFIYAFQMDKLDRKHNIRR
- a CDS encoding sodium:solute symporter family protein, which produces MSVEIWTILIVGLSFVLYLYIGWQSRVQDSKGFFVADQGIPSIANGAATAADWMSAASFISMAGLISFMGYDGSIYLMGWTGGYVLLALLLAPYLRKFGKYTVPDFVGDRYYSNIARLVAVVAAIFVSLTYVAGQMRGVGIVFSRFLQVDINTGVVIGMVIVGFFAVLGGMKGITWTQVAQYVILIVAYLIPAIAIAVLLTGNPIPQFAFTFSDIADKLNQIQVDLGFAQYTQPFVNKPMLDVLFVTIALMVGTAGLPHVIVRFYTVPDVRSARFSAGWALLFIAILYTTAPALSMFARYNLINSLHNHTIEEVRQLDWANKWERTKLLSFEDKNGDGRLQLTPKKDTNEITIDRDIIVLATPEIAKLAPWVIALVAAGGLAAALSTASGLLLVISSSIAHDVYYRIVDPGASEQKRLFVGRLMVGLSLVAAGYFGVNPPGFVGEVVAFAFGLAASSFFPVIFLGIFDKRTNKEGAIAGMLTGLIFTTAYIVGVKFGGMPPWFFGVSAEGIGTVGMLLNLIVTYVVSRLTPPPPAEIQALVEDLRSPDIEETQPIGTVH